The following proteins are encoded in a genomic region of Blastococcus colisei:
- a CDS encoding NlpC/P60 family protein codes for MPASRTSPRPGGPARPVPSAREAQALREALALRSALAAGQPLTPAQAAALRTATGAAVRTAPGAARTTGRSPARRPAAARSTTQRPTTQRPTTQRPATRPARRKPTRSPDRTGASWSVRLRVVALGTLLMPVVATLVLPGTDGTGPGEGPSDTMALALTAQSSLLQDAGHYRQLEQEVAQRRTELQQARQTEQAALEQVQAQQQTIGATAAERYRATPQQRHPLLGLSVRDGDATAGALLGQAVADGADLALAGDIVRAERATVSLAVAGSRVAQARSAVAAARARADAVLATVRSAVGDLTPEITSALAGLGVVPVAGPQQARNEQAVARWQHYLAQVSGAGIELPTAAQIADPTNLPGGLSPALDASGQPIPGVVWAIVGSSPVTVLPAETVAAVSSALSQLGKPYVPGASGPDTYDCGGFTSASWLLAGYAVPAPPQDQWATGAAVPLADVQVGDLVYAPGGQDVGIYLGDGEVIAASAGTYQVSVRPMTAGSSATRVTLPAPAQANAPLPVAEAGACGAALPPPGERTAAWGGWSNGQIPGDALCRLGVHRHALRCDAAASYGQLDAAYAAAFGTRLCITDSYRSLGGQVSAFARKPKLAAVPGTSNHGWALAVDLCGGINVAGSAQWTWMTANAARFGFVQPAWASPGGEKPEPWHWEYGYIS; via the coding sequence GTGCCTGCATCGCGCACGTCTCCCCGTCCCGGGGGCCCCGCCCGGCCGGTCCCCAGCGCCCGCGAGGCGCAGGCGCTCCGCGAGGCGCTCGCACTGCGCTCGGCGCTCGCCGCCGGCCAGCCCCTCACGCCCGCACAGGCCGCCGCCCTCCGCACCGCGACCGGTGCCGCCGTGCGCACCGCTCCGGGCGCTGCCCGGACGACCGGCCGCTCCCCCGCCCGCCGTCCTGCCGCGGCGCGGTCGACGACCCAGCGCCCGACGACCCAGCGCCCGACGACCCAGCGCCCGGCGACCCGCCCCGCCCGGCGGAAGCCCACTCGGTCCCCCGACCGGACCGGGGCGAGCTGGTCCGTCCGTCTCCGGGTGGTCGCACTGGGCACGCTCCTGATGCCGGTCGTGGCCACCCTGGTGCTGCCCGGCACCGACGGCACCGGACCGGGCGAGGGCCCCAGCGACACCATGGCCCTCGCTCTCACCGCACAGAGCTCGCTGCTCCAGGACGCCGGGCACTACCGGCAGCTGGAACAGGAGGTGGCCCAGCGACGCACCGAGCTGCAGCAGGCGCGCCAGACCGAGCAGGCAGCCCTGGAACAGGTGCAGGCGCAGCAGCAGACGATCGGCGCGACGGCGGCGGAGCGCTACCGGGCCACCCCCCAGCAGCGCCATCCCCTCCTGGGTCTCAGCGTGCGCGACGGGGACGCCACCGCCGGCGCCCTCCTCGGGCAGGCGGTGGCCGATGGCGCCGACCTCGCCCTGGCCGGTGACATCGTCCGCGCCGAGCGCGCCACCGTGTCCCTCGCCGTCGCCGGCAGCCGCGTCGCGCAGGCGCGGTCGGCCGTCGCGGCCGCCCGCGCCCGCGCCGACGCCGTCCTCGCGACGGTGCGGTCGGCCGTCGGCGACCTGACCCCGGAGATCACCTCGGCGCTCGCCGGCCTGGGCGTGGTGCCGGTCGCCGGGCCTCAGCAGGCGCGCAACGAGCAGGCGGTGGCCCGCTGGCAGCACTACCTCGCCCAGGTGAGCGGCGCCGGCATCGAGCTTCCCACTGCGGCGCAGATCGCCGACCCCACGAACCTCCCCGGCGGCTTGTCCCCCGCCCTCGACGCGTCCGGTCAGCCGATCCCCGGGGTCGTCTGGGCGATCGTCGGCAGCAGCCCCGTCACGGTGCTGCCGGCCGAGACGGTCGCGGCGGTCAGCAGCGCGCTGTCCCAGCTGGGCAAGCCCTACGTCCCGGGCGCCAGCGGCCCCGACACCTACGACTGCGGCGGCTTCACCTCGGCGTCCTGGCTGCTGGCCGGCTACGCCGTCCCGGCGCCCCCGCAGGACCAGTGGGCGACCGGTGCGGCCGTCCCCCTCGCCGACGTGCAGGTCGGCGACCTGGTGTACGCGCCGGGTGGGCAGGACGTCGGCATCTATCTCGGCGACGGTGAGGTCATCGCGGCCTCGGCGGGCACCTACCAGGTGTCGGTGCGTCCCATGACCGCCGGATCGTCGGCGACGCGCGTGACTCTGCCGGCGCCGGCGCAGGCCAACGCGCCGCTGCCCGTGGCCGAGGCCGGAGCCTGTGGCGCGGCCCTGCCGCCGCCGGGCGAGCGCACGGCGGCCTGGGGTGGCTGGAGCAACGGTCAGATCCCGGGCGACGCCCTGTGCCGGCTCGGCGTCCACCGGCACGCCTTGCGCTGCGACGCCGCGGCGTCCTACGGGCAGCTCGACGCCGCCTACGCGGCCGCGTTCGGCACCCGGCTGTGCATCACCGACTCCTACCGCTCCCTCGGCGGGCAGGTCTCGGCGTTCGCCCGCAAGCCGAAGCTGGCGGCAGTGCCCGGGACGTCGAACCACGGCTGGGCCCTGGCGGTCGACCTGTGCGGCGGGATCAACGTCGCTGGCTCGGCGCAGTGGACCTGGATGACGGCCAACGCCGCACGGTTCGGATTCGTCCAGCCGGCCTGGGCCTCCCCCGGCGGGGAGAAGCCGGAGCCGTGGCACTGGGAGTACGGCTACATCAGCTGA
- a CDS encoding citrate synthase, translating into MSETDRAPVVGSADVALRYPGGELPLPVVEASEGADGFDTSKLLATTGKVALDIGFVNTASCTSAITYIDGDAGILRYRGYPIDQLAGQSSFLEVTYLLIYGELPTADQLGAFDQRIRRHTLLHEDLKQFFKGFPRDAHPMPVLSSAVSALSTFYQDSLDPFDEEQVEISTLRLIAKLPTIAAYAYKKSVGQPFLYPDNSCGLVENFLRMTFGFPAEPYEQDPDLVKALDMLFILHADHEQNCSTSTVRLVGSSHANLFASVSAGINALFGPLHGGANQSVLEMLEAIQRDGGNIPRFVERVKNKEPGVKLMGFGHRVYKNYDPRAAIVKSTADTVLDKLGGNNELLDLARQLEEIALEDEFFIQRKLYPNVDFYTGLIYRAMGFPTRMFTVLFALGRLPGWIAQWREMIADPSTKIGRPRQLYTGETERNFVPLAQR; encoded by the coding sequence ATGAGTGAGACAGATCGCGCACCCGTAGTCGGCTCCGCCGACGTGGCCCTGCGCTACCCCGGTGGAGAACTACCCCTTCCCGTCGTCGAGGCGTCCGAGGGCGCCGACGGCTTCGACACGAGCAAGCTGCTGGCGACGACCGGCAAGGTCGCCCTCGACATCGGCTTCGTGAACACGGCCTCCTGCACCTCGGCGATCACCTACATCGACGGTGACGCCGGGATCCTGCGCTACCGCGGCTATCCGATCGACCAGCTCGCCGGGCAGTCGAGCTTCCTCGAGGTCACCTACCTGCTGATCTACGGCGAACTGCCCACCGCCGACCAGCTCGGCGCGTTCGACCAGCGGATCCGCCGGCACACCCTCCTGCACGAGGACCTCAAGCAGTTCTTCAAGGGCTTCCCGCGGGACGCGCACCCGATGCCGGTGCTCTCCTCCGCGGTCAGCGCGCTGTCGACCTTCTACCAGGACTCGCTCGACCCGTTCGACGAGGAGCAGGTGGAGATCTCCACGCTGCGCCTGATCGCGAAGCTGCCGACCATCGCCGCCTACGCGTACAAGAAGTCGGTCGGTCAGCCGTTCCTGTACCCGGACAACTCCTGCGGGTTGGTGGAGAACTTCCTGCGGATGACGTTCGGCTTCCCGGCCGAGCCCTACGAGCAGGACCCCGACCTGGTCAAGGCGCTGGACATGCTGTTCATCCTGCACGCCGACCACGAGCAGAACTGCTCCACGTCGACCGTGCGCCTGGTGGGCAGCTCGCACGCCAACCTGTTCGCCTCGGTCTCGGCCGGCATCAACGCGCTCTTCGGCCCGCTGCACGGCGGCGCGAACCAGTCGGTGCTGGAGATGCTGGAGGCCATCCAGCGCGACGGCGGGAACATCCCGCGCTTCGTCGAGCGGGTGAAGAACAAGGAGCCCGGCGTCAAGCTGATGGGCTTCGGCCACCGCGTCTACAAGAACTACGACCCGCGCGCGGCGATCGTGAAGTCCACCGCGGACACCGTGCTGGACAAGCTGGGTGGCAACAACGAGCTGCTCGACCTGGCCCGCCAGCTCGAGGAGATCGCGCTGGAGGACGAGTTCTTCATCCAGCGCAAGCTCTACCCGAACGTCGACTTCTACACCGGCCTGATCTACCGGGCGATGGGCTTCCCGACCCGGATGTTCACGGTGCTGTTCGCGCTGGGCCGGCTGCCCGGCTGGATCGCGCAGTGGCGCGAGATGATCGCCGACCCGTCCACCAAGATCGGCCGTCCGCGACAGCTCTACACCGGCGAGACGGAGCGGAACTTCGTCCCGCTGGCGCAGCGCTGA
- a CDS encoding class II fumarate hydratase, with translation MAPQQDGTEYRIEHDSMGEVRVPAWAKWRAQTQRAVENFPISGTPIERELIGALAAIKGAAATVNADLGVLDREIAAAVAEAATRVATGEFDEHFPIDVFQTGSGTSSNMNTNEVIATLATEALGRPVHPNDHVNASQSSNDVFPSAIHIAATRAIVVTLIPALQHLEASLERKAEEFAEVVKSGRTHLMDATPVTLGQEFGGYAAAVRYGVERLQASLPRVGELPLGGTAVGTGINTPPGFAAAIIEMLAADMDLPLSEARNHFEAQSSRDALVEASGQLKTIAVGLVKIANDLRWMGSGPRTGLGEIFLPDLQPGSSIMPGKVNPVIPEATIQVAAQVIGNDAAVTFAGTTGNFELNVTLPLMARNVLESIRLLANVSRILADRTVDGITANVDRCRELAESSPSIVTPLNKYIGYEEAAIVAKQSLKEQKTIRQVVLERGYVEQGKLTEQQLDEALDVLSMTHP, from the coding sequence GTGGCCCCTCAGCAGGACGGCACCGAGTACCGCATCGAACACGACTCCATGGGGGAGGTCCGCGTTCCGGCCTGGGCGAAGTGGCGGGCCCAGACCCAGCGCGCCGTCGAGAACTTCCCGATCTCGGGAACCCCCATCGAACGGGAGCTCATCGGTGCGCTGGCCGCGATCAAGGGTGCCGCCGCCACGGTGAACGCCGACCTCGGGGTGCTCGACCGCGAGATCGCCGCCGCCGTCGCCGAGGCCGCCACGCGCGTGGCCACCGGAGAGTTCGACGAGCACTTCCCGATCGACGTCTTCCAGACCGGTTCGGGGACGTCGAGCAACATGAACACCAACGAGGTCATCGCCACCCTCGCCACCGAGGCGCTCGGCCGGCCCGTGCACCCGAACGACCACGTCAACGCATCGCAGTCGTCCAACGATGTCTTCCCGTCGGCGATCCACATCGCCGCCACCCGCGCCATCGTCGTGACGCTGATCCCGGCGCTGCAGCACCTCGAGGCCTCCCTGGAGCGCAAGGCCGAGGAGTTCGCCGAGGTCGTCAAGAGCGGCCGGACCCACCTGATGGACGCCACCCCGGTCACCCTGGGCCAGGAGTTCGGCGGCTACGCGGCAGCCGTCCGCTACGGCGTCGAGCGCCTGCAGGCCTCGCTCCCCCGGGTCGGCGAGCTGCCGCTGGGCGGCACAGCGGTGGGCACCGGCATCAACACCCCGCCCGGCTTCGCCGCCGCCATCATCGAGATGCTCGCCGCCGACATGGACCTGCCGCTCTCGGAGGCGCGCAACCACTTCGAGGCGCAGAGCTCGCGGGACGCGCTGGTGGAGGCCTCGGGCCAGCTCAAGACCATCGCCGTCGGCCTGGTGAAGATCGCCAACGACCTGCGCTGGATGGGTTCGGGCCCGCGGACCGGGCTCGGCGAGATCTTCCTCCCCGACCTCCAGCCGGGCAGCTCGATCATGCCGGGCAAGGTGAACCCGGTGATCCCGGAGGCGACCATCCAGGTCGCCGCCCAGGTCATCGGCAACGACGCCGCCGTCACCTTCGCCGGGACGACGGGCAACTTCGAGCTCAACGTGACCCTGCCGCTGATGGCCCGCAACGTGCTGGAGTCCATCCGCCTGCTGGCCAACGTCAGCCGCATCCTGGCCGACCGGACCGTCGACGGCATCACCGCCAACGTGGACCGGTGCCGCGAGCTGGCCGAGTCCTCGCCCTCGATCGTGACGCCGCTGAACAAGTACATCGGCTACGAGGAAGCGGCGATCGTGGCCAAGCAGTCGCTGAAGGAGCAGAAGACGATCCGCCAGGTCGTCCTGGAGCGCGGCTACGTGGAGCAGGGCAAGCTCACCGAGCAGCAGCTCGACGAGGCTCTCGACGTCCTCTCGATGACCCACCCGTGA
- the glpX gene encoding class II fructose-bisphosphatase, producing MSLPVPEGPLPTSHGFSTDRPAPDRNLALELVRVTEAAAMAAGRWVGRGDKNGGDGAAVDAMRALIGTVSMRGVVVIGEGEKDEAPMLYNGEQVGDGQGPECDVAVDPIDGTTLMAKGMPNAIAVMAVAERGAMYDPSAVFYMEKLATGPAAADVVDITAPVAENIRRIAKAKKSSRGDVTVCILDRPRHEQLVHEVREAGARITFITDGDVAGAIAAAREGTGVDLLLGIGGTPEGIIAACALKCMGGSLQGKLWPKDDDERQKAIDAGHDLDRVLHIDDLVRGDVFFVATGITDGELLRGVRYSSGGCTTQSLVMRSRSGTIRSIDSLHSLEKLRAYSAVPFDREDGQG from the coding sequence GTGTCGCTGCCCGTTCCCGAAGGCCCCCTCCCCACGAGCCATGGCTTCAGCACCGACCGGCCCGCCCCCGACCGCAACCTCGCCCTGGAGCTCGTCCGGGTGACCGAGGCGGCGGCCATGGCGGCCGGGCGCTGGGTGGGACGTGGTGACAAGAACGGCGGCGACGGCGCCGCGGTCGACGCCATGCGCGCCCTCATCGGCACGGTGAGCATGCGAGGCGTCGTCGTCATCGGCGAGGGCGAGAAGGACGAAGCGCCGATGCTCTACAACGGCGAGCAGGTCGGCGACGGGCAGGGGCCGGAGTGCGACGTCGCCGTCGACCCGATCGACGGCACCACCCTGATGGCCAAGGGCATGCCCAACGCCATCGCCGTCATGGCCGTGGCCGAGCGCGGGGCGATGTACGACCCGTCGGCGGTCTTCTACATGGAGAAGCTGGCCACCGGCCCCGCCGCTGCCGACGTCGTCGACATCACCGCCCCGGTCGCCGAGAACATCCGGCGGATCGCCAAGGCGAAGAAGAGCTCTCGGGGCGACGTCACCGTGTGCATCCTCGACCGCCCGCGCCACGAGCAGCTCGTCCACGAGGTGCGCGAGGCGGGCGCCCGCATCACGTTCATCACCGACGGCGACGTCGCCGGCGCGATCGCCGCCGCCCGCGAGGGCACCGGCGTGGACCTGCTGCTCGGCATCGGGGGGACGCCCGAGGGGATCATCGCGGCCTGCGCGCTCAAGTGCATGGGCGGGTCGCTGCAGGGCAAGCTATGGCCCAAGGACGACGACGAGCGGCAGAAGGCGATCGACGCCGGGCACGACCTCGACCGGGTGCTGCACATCGACGACCTGGTCCGCGGTGACGTCTTCTTCGTGGCCACGGGCATCACCGACGGCGAGCTGCTCCGCGGCGTCCGCTACAGCTCCGGCGGCTGCACCACGCAGTCGCTGGTGATGCGGTCGAGGTCGGGGACGATCCGCTCGATCGACAGCCTGCACTCGCTGGAGAAGCTGCGCGCCTACTCCGCGGTGCCCTTCGACCGGGAGGACGGGCAGGGCTAG
- a CDS encoding IS1182 family transposase, producing the protein MCVQPQSWPEPAPEVAAAVRAAYRRRESPLPVTIRDRLGELFPDREFTEAFGVRGRPGWSPGRLALITVLQMAENLTDRQAAEAVRDKISWKYALGLGLDEEGFDASVLAEFRARVLAHNLEQRVLELLLEVLKAEGLVTPRGRQRTDSTHVISAVRDLNRLELAGESVRAAVEALAAAAPGWLAGVVDVADWAHRYGARVDSWRLPASKAKRADLAGDFGRDALRLLRAVYAEQAPGWLRELPAVDVLRRVLVQNYVLGTDTSGREVIRMREAADGLPPGRVRISSPYDPDARWAAKGADLIWNGYKVHLTETCDPPAQHPAQHPPEETVGQRPNLIVSVTTTDASVPDSAMVEPIHATLAQRTLLPGEHLLDSGYPSVAAVLQTARRWDVTLVSPLRADQSRQARDGTGYDRTAFTLDFDARQARCPQGQTSTWWTPTRAQRGTEKIKIGFTADTCRPCPVRQQCTRSTLSHGIGRQLAVPPREVYQAQQAARAEQSTFDWRTRYAARAGIEGTIGQGLAVTNLRYARYRGLPKTRLQHVFSAVALNLIRLSAYWNGHPLDRTRTSHLTRLDLALAA; encoded by the coding sequence ATGTGTGTGCAGCCGCAGTCATGGCCGGAGCCGGCACCGGAGGTGGCCGCCGCGGTGCGAGCGGCCTATCGGCGGCGGGAGTCGCCGTTGCCGGTGACGATTCGGGATCGGCTCGGTGAGTTGTTCCCGGACCGAGAGTTCACCGAGGCGTTCGGCGTGCGCGGCCGGCCGGGGTGGTCACCGGGTCGGCTGGCGCTGATCACGGTGTTGCAGATGGCTGAGAACCTGACCGATCGGCAGGCCGCCGAGGCGGTGCGGGACAAGATCTCGTGGAAGTACGCGTTGGGGCTGGGGCTGGATGAGGAGGGGTTCGACGCCTCGGTGCTGGCGGAGTTCCGAGCCCGGGTGCTCGCGCACAACCTGGAGCAGCGCGTGTTGGAGTTGCTGCTGGAGGTGTTGAAGGCCGAGGGGCTGGTGACCCCCCGCGGGCGTCAGCGCACCGACTCCACGCACGTGATCTCGGCGGTGCGCGACCTCAACCGGCTGGAGCTGGCCGGGGAGAGCGTGCGCGCGGCCGTCGAGGCGCTGGCGGCGGCGGCACCGGGCTGGTTGGCCGGCGTCGTGGACGTCGCCGACTGGGCGCACCGCTACGGCGCCCGGGTCGACAGCTGGCGGCTGCCGGCCTCCAAGGCCAAGCGGGCCGACCTGGCCGGCGACTTCGGCCGGGATGCGCTGAGGCTGCTGCGCGCGGTGTACGCCGAGCAGGCACCGGGCTGGCTGCGCGAGCTGCCCGCCGTGGATGTGCTGCGCCGGGTGCTGGTGCAGAACTATGTGCTCGGCACCGACACCAGCGGGCGGGAGGTGATCAGGATGCGGGAGGCGGCCGACGGTCTCCCGCCGGGCAGAGTGCGGATCAGCTCGCCGTATGACCCTGACGCCCGATGGGCGGCCAAGGGCGCAGACCTGATCTGGAACGGCTACAAGGTGCACCTGACCGAGACCTGCGACCCGCCAGCCCAGCACCCGGCCCAGCACCCGCCCGAGGAGACGGTCGGGCAGCGGCCGAACCTCATCGTCTCGGTGACCACCACCGACGCGTCGGTGCCGGACTCGGCGATGGTCGAGCCGATCCATGCCACGCTCGCGCAGCGGACTCTGCTGCCCGGCGAGCATCTGCTCGATTCCGGTTATCCCTCGGTCGCAGCAGTGCTCCAGACCGCCCGCCGGTGGGACGTCACGCTGGTCAGTCCGCTGCGCGCCGACCAGTCCCGGCAGGCCCGCGACGGGACCGGCTACGACCGAACCGCGTTCACCCTCGACTTCGACGCCCGGCAGGCCCGCTGCCCCCAGGGTCAGACCAGCACCTGGTGGACCCCGACCCGCGCCCAGCGCGGCACCGAAAAGATCAAGATTGGATTCACCGCCGACACCTGCCGCCCCTGCCCGGTCCGACAGCAGTGCACCCGTTCGACGCTGTCCCACGGGATCGGCCGCCAGCTCGCCGTGCCACCCCGCGAGGTCTACCAGGCCCAGCAGGCCGCCCGAGCCGAACAGAGCACCTTCGACTGGCGAACCCGCTACGCCGCCCGAGCCGGCATCGAGGGCACCATCGGTCAAGGCCTGGCGGTCACCAACCTGCGCTACGCCCGCTACCGCGGCCTGCCCAAAACCAGGCTGCAACACGTGTTCTCCGCCGTCGCGCTCAATCTGATCCGCCTGAGCGCCTACTGGAACGGACACCCTCTGGACCGAACCCGCACCAGCCACCTGACCCGCCTCGACCTCGCCCTGGCCGCCTGA
- a CDS encoding glycosyltransferase: MHRPPDHSPGVIAENRRHYELLVEMARHYAGQGDVEHTLRAAMLAGNYAWLAPVGLLSDLRLERTVVRAVRGSGRVEVDGERRRGRILHVLSEAYSIGGHTRLVWRWMNLDERTSDVVLTNQLGPVPDRLVESVRDAGGDLHDLRSTAHDLLDRARALRQHMDRADLVVLHVHPYDAVALAAVNLPGVRPPVVYENHADLSFWLGVAGADLLCDLRTHARELDVELRRVPDARIGVLPMPVEAMTSSPGDALRRELGIRPDAVVALTVSDNWKVAACWGRGMHHVLDRVLHWSPQLSFVLVGVTPDANWDRLSKRYPGRVFVVGRVPDSAPYFALGDIYLESYPTRAGTTPLEAAMLGLPVVALADAPEGDPARIFQTCSPGLDERPVATTPEQFAVAVRRLAVDPELRRSEGADARAGVLAVHDGSGWRSRLESLYEQARSLPAGSIDELGDSPTDDRYGALLLSAFSPAPASPDPRRMAGPLGTLFDATMESDLSAALIREVDSPILARVAQGWQDHPAWTSRLLALAAVHPRLRVSLPFVADDDVQGTRSVACLTALLADVGQTPDDCGDIGLESHAPHSTVTVPGELTPTDEALDRVERLVSSPLLGGVLSATAHAQELQPLAV, encoded by the coding sequence GTGCACCGTCCCCCGGACCACTCACCCGGAGTCATCGCCGAGAACCGGCGACACTACGAACTCCTGGTCGAGATGGCCCGGCACTACGCCGGGCAGGGCGACGTGGAACACACGCTCCGGGCGGCGATGCTGGCCGGCAACTACGCCTGGCTCGCTCCGGTGGGTCTGCTGAGCGATCTACGCCTCGAGCGCACCGTGGTCCGCGCCGTCCGGGGTTCGGGCCGGGTCGAGGTCGACGGCGAGCGCCGCCGGGGACGGATCCTGCACGTCCTGTCCGAGGCCTACTCCATCGGTGGTCACACCCGGCTGGTGTGGCGGTGGATGAACCTGGACGAGCGCACCAGCGACGTCGTCCTGACCAACCAGCTCGGTCCGGTACCCGACCGCCTCGTCGAGTCGGTGCGCGACGCGGGCGGTGACCTGCACGACCTGCGATCGACCGCCCACGACCTCCTGGACCGGGCCCGCGCACTCCGCCAGCACATGGACCGGGCGGATCTCGTCGTCCTGCACGTGCACCCCTACGACGCCGTCGCGCTCGCCGCCGTCAACCTGCCCGGCGTCCGTCCGCCCGTGGTGTACGAGAACCATGCCGACCTCTCGTTCTGGCTCGGCGTCGCCGGCGCTGATCTGCTGTGCGACCTGCGCACCCATGCCCGCGAGCTCGACGTCGAACTGCGCCGCGTGCCCGACGCGCGGATCGGCGTGCTGCCCATGCCGGTCGAGGCGATGACGTCGTCCCCGGGCGACGCGCTGCGCCGCGAACTCGGCATCCGCCCCGACGCCGTCGTGGCCCTGACCGTCAGCGACAACTGGAAGGTGGCCGCCTGCTGGGGTCGCGGGATGCACCACGTGCTCGACCGCGTCCTGCACTGGTCCCCTCAGCTGAGCTTCGTGCTCGTCGGCGTCACGCCCGACGCGAACTGGGACCGCCTGAGCAAGCGCTACCCCGGACGGGTCTTCGTGGTGGGGAGGGTGCCCGACTCTGCCCCGTACTTCGCCCTCGGCGACATCTACCTCGAGTCCTACCCGACCCGAGCCGGGACGACGCCGCTGGAGGCGGCCATGCTCGGTCTGCCGGTCGTCGCGCTGGCCGACGCCCCCGAGGGGGATCCTGCGCGCATCTTCCAGACGTGCTCTCCCGGACTCGACGAGCGCCCCGTCGCGACCACCCCCGAGCAGTTCGCCGTGGCCGTGCGCCGCCTCGCCGTCGACCCCGAGCTGAGGCGGTCGGAGGGGGCCGACGCCCGGGCCGGGGTGCTCGCGGTGCACGACGGATCCGGATGGCGCTCGCGGCTGGAGTCCCTGTACGAGCAGGCACGCTCTCTCCCGGCCGGCAGCATCGACGAGCTGGGGGATTCGCCCACGGACGACCGGTACGGCGCCCTGTTGCTCAGCGCGTTCTCCCCGGCTCCGGCCAGCCCCGATCCTCGACGCATGGCCGGGCCCCTCGGGACCCTGTTCGACGCCACGATGGAGTCGGACCTGAGCGCGGCGCTCATCCGCGAGGTGGACTCTCCGATCCTCGCCCGTGTGGCACAGGGGTGGCAGGACCACCCGGCATGGACGAGCCGGTTGCTCGCGCTCGCTGCCGTCCACCCGCGTCTGAGGGTGAGCCTGCCGTTCGTCGCGGACGACGACGTGCAGGGGACGCGCAGCGTCGCCTGCCTGACCGCACTGCTCGCCGACGTGGGGCAGACCCCGGACGACTGCGGCGACATCGGGCTGGAGAGCCACGCGCCACACAGCACCGTCACGGTGCCCGGGGAACTGACGCCGACGGACGAGGCCCTCGACCGGGTCGAGCGGCTGGTGTCCTCACCGCTGTTGGGCGGCGTCCTTTCGGCGACCGCCCACGCCCAGGAACTGCAGCCGCTCGCCGTGTGA
- a CDS encoding DUF4245 domain-containing protein gives MTGAGPTSEHAPDPAEPATPPVSPAVERANRMNAANMVRSLLPLVVICLLIVGWQAFRSSPDVGVRTVDPSSAVQLAAARAGYELLVPTGLDEGYRPTSARTDAGDAGEGDPVTLQIGYLTPEEEFAGFVVSDDRAADPVAAVLDGAEEQGTVELAGRSWARSTTVDGETALWREADGVTVLVSGSASDEELQVMAESVAPYTG, from the coding sequence ATGACCGGAGCCGGCCCGACGAGCGAGCACGCACCCGACCCCGCGGAGCCGGCGACACCGCCGGTGTCGCCGGCCGTCGAGCGGGCGAACCGGATGAATGCGGCCAACATGGTGCGGTCGCTGCTGCCCCTGGTGGTCATCTGCCTGCTCATCGTCGGGTGGCAGGCATTCCGCTCGAGTCCGGACGTCGGTGTGCGCACGGTCGACCCGTCATCGGCGGTCCAGCTCGCCGCCGCGCGGGCCGGCTACGAGCTGCTGGTCCCGACCGGTCTGGACGAGGGCTACCGCCCGACCAGTGCCCGCACCGACGCCGGCGACGCGGGGGAGGGCGACCCGGTCACCCTTCAGATCGGCTACCTGACGCCGGAGGAGGAGTTCGCCGGGTTCGTGGTGAGCGACGACCGGGCCGCCGATCCGGTGGCCGCGGTCCTCGACGGCGCGGAGGAGCAGGGGACGGTCGAGCTCGCCGGCCGGAGCTGGGCCCGGTCGACGACGGTGGACGGCGAGACGGCGCTGTGGCGGGAGGCCGACGGGGTCACCGTCCTGGTGAGCGGCTCGGCGTCCGACGAGGAACTGCAGGTCATGGCGGAGTCGGTGGCGCCCTACACGGGTTGA